In Oncorhynchus keta strain PuntledgeMale-10-30-2019 unplaced genomic scaffold, Oket_V2 Un_contig_37_pilon_pilon, whole genome shotgun sequence, the genomic window accaccgctcagtcagaatgctctatcaaatatcaaatcatagacttaattataatatataacacacataaatacaagctttaggtcattaatatggtaaaatctggaaactatcatttcgaaaacaaaaaatgtattctttcagtgaaatacggaaccattctgtattttatctgaacgggtggcatccctaagtctaaatattgctgttacattgcacaaccttcaatgttatgtcataattatgtataATACTAGCAAATTAATTAAGGTCTTTGTTaagaagaaatggtcttcacacagttcccaacgagccaggcggcccaaactgctgcatatctcctgactctgcttgcacagaacgcaagagaagtgacatacgttccctagttaaaagaaattcatgttagcaggcaatattaactaaatatgcaggtataaaaatatatacttgtgtattgattctaacaaaggcattgatgtttatggttagatacacattggtgcaacgacagtgctttttttcacgaatgcgcttgttaaattaCCCATTTGGCGAAGTAGGATGTGGTTCAATGATAagttaacaggcaccgcatcgattatatgcaccACAGGACAAGCTAGAataactagtaatatcatcaaccacgtgtagttaactagtgattatgttaagattgattgttttttacaagataagtttaatgctagctagcaccttaccttggctccttgctgcactcgcataacagatagtcagcctgccacgcagtctcctcgtggagtgcaatgtaatcggccataatcgctatccaaaaatgccgattagcgattgttatgaaaacatgatatcggccctaattaatcggccattccgattaatcggtcaacctctagtttgGAAGAGGTTTGTCAATAGCCTAACAAAATAACTAGTCTGATTCCAGTGCTCATTGTGTGCTTTGTGCTCCGTCCATTGACAGGGTCAGTGTGGAACCTGAAGAGCAGCCTGCCCACGGCCCGCCAGGCTCAGACCCTCACCGCCCTGATGGCCACCCTGTCCCAGTGCTTGGAGCTGGATGCTGGCACGCTGATACCCCAGCTCCGCCAGGCTGAGGTGGCCCGCAGTGCCACTGCCTCGGAGGCAGGGAACATGGAGGACCACCAGGCAGATGCAGGGAATATGGCTGTAGAGGAGATGGATGCGGAGGATGGGGTTGGACCGAGGACAAATGGAAAGGCAACCAAGATAGATAAAGACTTCTCTGACCTACTGCCTGTAAGTCCTGTCCTTTTTCACTCAAAAGGGTTTGATGGGTTTGTTTttgagttatggttatagagatCCAAAGTGACAGGGTTGAGTAAAGAGTATTGCATTTTCAGTTTTTAATATTCAGAGTACGTATCTGACTCCTCACTGTTGAATGCTGTGAAACAGCTGAATATTGATGAAGCAGCACAGAGTATTGCAGTTGGTATTCAGAGCTGTAGTGGCCCTCTCCTCAGGGAGATACTGCTTTGTTcagcagacaggaagagagggacacaCAGCAGGGTTTACTCAGGGACGTAGGAGGTGGCTGTGTCCCTGCTGCAGTGTCAATAGTCTGCTTTTCTTTCTCCAGAGGGGCAACGAGGAGCTGAGGGAGGCGACGGCCTTGCTGACAGCCCAGCAGACGTCCTTGGAGATCATCGTCAACATGTGCTGCTCTGATGGTGAGTGCTGTGGGCAGGAGTGTTTGGGCAGCAGAGCAGTACTGACCTGGGGAGCTTTGTTTTCATTACTGTTTGACACCAGCTGTCTGGTGCATGTTCAAAGATAAGAGGACAGCATTTTTACTGTTGTCTGATGCTCAAATGCATATTTAGGATTTAAAATTAGCTTTTGTTGCTTTTGAGGTGTACATTGGCTGTTGTGGCtcatggtgttttttttttttttttttttgtagacccGTCAGACGATGAGTGGGAGGAGGCGTCGAGCAGCGACGAGAGTGAGATGTGTCCTGACGGCCTCTCTGAAGGGAACACCAGCCTCCTGTCCccactgtgtctgtctgctgAGGTCCACGGGGCCCTGATCAATCACAACATCCCAGAGAAGGTGTGGGGGATTTCTTTCCTCACCTAGCATAATTGTTTCACTTCACATCTCATGTTTGTCTTTTTTGATGTTCCCTCTGTTTTCACATGCAAAATATAAAATAAGTAATGTCATGGTACTAGACTAATGTGTGttcctactgtctctgttatagccACTACACTGTATGAAGGTGATAACCATCCATGTCTCTATATGTTCAAGGTTCTCAAGAAGACCCAGTTCCCCAGCAGCGAGGCGATGGACGTATGTCGTCATAATCCCACCTGGAAAATGTTGATGAAAAAGTAAttatctgtcaagcatggtgtcATTTTCTTTGCCCTTAATGAATGAGACACTGGATATACTAGATCACAAGATAATTTGAGGAGTTTGTCATGATCCTAGTAACCCTGAACCGATATGCATTAGTGTACACTAATTTGATTGAGGTACTCTATTTTTCTggcttaattttttattttatttcacctttatttaaccaggtaggcaagttgagaacaagttctcatttacaattgcgacctggccaagataaagcaaagcagttagacacataaaacaacacagaaaaataagtctatatacaatgtgagcaaatgaggtgagataagggaggtaaaggcaaaaataTAATATAATGGCATTACTGGGTGTACACCTTGTTTACCACATCGCTACCTGCCTTTAGGAGTTGACTAAAATCAATTTCCCCCCCAGGATGCATCGGGTGCAGTACAGGGCCCTGACGTGCCTTCACAACATGCTGTCTACTATGGACGCTGAGTCCCTAGGGGGAGCAGCTGCTCTTCAGGCTGTTGCACAACACCTGTCCACGCTGGTCTTCAGTCCTCCAGGTTAGATCTACATGTCGTACCATCTTCATTATTTGTATTAAATCCTAAATTTCCTAGATGGGTTGATTCTCTTTTACAACAATGACCTTAACAAAAAGGAGAGTAAATTCTCTCTTAATTTATTTTTGGTTAATTTGCTTACTCAGAGATCCCTAAGGAGGAGGAATTCCTTGAGGCAGTTACCAGTGCCATGCGATCCCTCTTACAGATCATAGCCTATATGAAAATCCCACAGGTAAGACAGCTGACTCAAGCAGAAGTACATTTTACCAAGCCTTACTGTCACCTATCTGTTAGTTTATAGTTTATACAATACCATAGCACTTGGATGACtcattgtttgtgtttgtgtgttgccaGTGTATGACCCCCCAGCAGCTGATGACCCTGAGCGAGGCAGCGACCTGCTGTGAGGTGGTCAGTGTGAGAGTGAACGCTCTGGCCATCCTAGGCATCACAGGAAGCACACTGGCTAAAGAGAAGAGGACAGCTGAAACTCTGCAGGTAAATTATTATTTTCATCCCTAGTTTTTGATTTGTATGAAATGTATTTTAGATTATGATTTCTTCTGAATTAACTATTTTTGTtcctcttttctttcttttttaaaatgttttattaacCCATCTTGGCTTTGTGACCATGATGTAAAAACACTGCAATATATTTTTTATAGATGATTGGCAATGCCTTACTCCAAGTTGCTACAAAGGATGCCAACCTTGTGGTTTGTGGAGAGGCCCTGGATGCTCTGTTTGATGTTTTTGCGGATGGAGACGAGGCAGAGAGAGCAGCTGAAAACATCAACTTACTGTCTGCTCTGAAGGCACTTCAACCTCTCTTCAAGGCTAAGGTAATAGAGCTGCAGCCCATCACTAGGAACAGTTTGTATGCATTCTTTATGCAACATACTGTTGTCATCTGTTTAATTGCTGTTTCCTGTCCTCTAATATATGTCCTCTGTCTACAGATTCGTAAAGAGGGGAAGGGAAAGTACAGCCCTGAGCAGCTGTGTGTGCTGGACAACATCAAAGTCAACCTAAGAAGGTTTATTGGCTACCTGGAGACTGTGGTAAAAAAATGACAGCGGCCTGACACTACGACaccaactgactgactggctgacataAGATGAAATTACTCATAATTTACAGTACAATGGACCCAGAGATGCCCATAGAGCCTTGGGACAGAACAGAGGGAATGGTGTTGAGGGGAATTCCCTAATAGACCCTCATTAAAGGGACTGTTCGTTCCAAAATCATTGTTTttgagtgaactatccctttaacatctATAACTGATTTTCATGTTGGGTATCTTTTTTGTTTTAATGTTCTGACTGAAATGCTTGACTATTTTCCTTGGTAGGTGAGTGTTTACATAATTatgtgtaaaacattttttttaacacaTTAAGCAGATGCAGACtaagcatggagaacactaaacgtgatGACAGATTAAGCATGCGCTATTTTGAATTACTGTTGCAGTGCATTGTTTTACTTTATGTATAAAAGTACATTTCAATGTGCTGTATTTTAAAGATATTGACAGAACATTTTATGGTTTGTTTTACACATCTTTATCAACCAACTCTCACGTCACACACTCATACTGTAGCCCTCCATGTTAAGATTGACCAGTTGTAGTATTCATGTGCTTCTCACCCAAGAATCTGCTATCTGACCCCATTTAATgactctgtcatgttgtgctgtCATGGAAAATGAGATGGACAGGCTGAGTGTTTGCTGACCTTTGTTTGCTATGGCTCTACTGCCTGCAGGCATTTGTATGACAAGGCCATCTGTTTACCCCCCAGTGTCTCCTGATCATGTGAGATGTCATGAATAaagcagaacacaccatccaTTTACAAGGTGATTTATTTAACATGATTTGGGTTGCTAAAAGTACATTGATTACCTTTTTCTGATACTGGGGAGgatataatacattttattttatgcgCTTTTCATGACACGCAAAGTCACTTTATATACAATAGAATCAGCAGGATAAAAAgcaacaaaatcacaaaaataATGTAAAAGCACCGTTACACGAAACATAaagacagactaaccatggagaacactaaacgtgataacagattaaccatggagaacactaaacatgatgacagacgaaccatggagaacactaaacatgacagattaaccatggagaacactaaacatgacagattaaccatggagaacactaaacatgacagattaaccatggagaacactaaacgtgataacagattaaccatggagaacactaaacgtgaaaacagattaaccatggagaacactaaacatggggacagactaaccatggagaacactaaacgtgaaaacagattaaccatggagaacacaacgtgataacagattaaccatggagaacactaaacatgacagattaaccatggagaacgctaaacatgacagattaaccatggagaacactaaacatgacagattaaccatggagaacactaaacgtgatGACAGacgaaccatggagaacactaaacaggatgacagattaaccatggagaacactaaacatgacagattaaccatggagaacactaaacatgatgacagattaaccatggagaacactaaacgtgataacagattaacaatggagaacactaaacgtgataacagattaaccatggagaacactaaacaaggggacagactaaccatggagaacactaaacgtgaaaacagattaaccatggagaacactaaacgtgataacagattaaccatggagaacactaaacatgacagattaaccatggagaatactaaacatgataacagattaaccatggagaacactaaacatgatgacagacgaACCAtcgagaacactaaacatgatgacagactaactatggagaacacaaaacatgataacagattaaccatggagaacactaaacgtgacagattaagcatggagaacactaaacatgatgacagattaaccatggagaacactaaacgtgaaaacagattaaccatggagaacactaaacgtgataacagattaagcatggagaacactaaacgtgatgacagattaagcatggagaacactaaacgtaATGACAGATtaagcatggagaacactaaacgtaatgacagattaaccatggagaacactaaacatgacagattaaccatggagaacactaaacatgatgacagattaaccatggagaacactaaacgtgataacagattaaccatggagaacactaaactcgataacagattaaccatggagaacactaaacgtgacagattaaccatggaaaacactaaacatgatgacagattaaccatggagaacactaaacgtgataacagattaaccatggagaacactaaacatgacagattaaccatggagaacactaaacatgacagattaaccatggagaacactaaacgtgatGACAGacgaaccatggagaacactaaacaggatgacagattaaccatggagaacactaaacatgacagattaaccatggagaacactaaacatgatgacagattaaccatggagaacactaaacgtgataacagattaacaatggagaacactaaacgtgataacagattaaccatggagaacactaaacaaggggacagactaaccatggagaacactaaacgtgaaaacagattaaccatggagaacactaaacgtgataacagattaaccatggagaacactaaacatgacagattaaccatggagaatactaaacatgataacagattaaccatggagaacactagacatgacagattaaccatggagaacactaaacatgatgacaggttcaccatggagaacactaaacgtgataacagattaaccatggggaacactaaacatgatgacagacgaACCAtcgagaacactaaacatgatgacagactaactatggagaacacaaaacatgataacagattaaccatggagaacactaaacgtgacagattaaccatggagaacactaaacatgacagattaagcatggagaacactaaacatgatgacagattaaccatggagaacactaaacgtgaaaacagattaaccatggagaacactaaacgtgatgacagattaagcatggagaacactaaacgtaATGACAGATtaagcatggagaacactaaacgtaATGACAGATtaagcatggagaacactaaacgtaatgacagattaaccatggagaacactaaacatgacagattaaccatggagaacactaaacatgatgacagattaaccatggagaacactaaacgtgataacagattaaccatggagaacactaaactcgataacagattaaccatggagaacactaaacgtgacagattaaccatggaaaacactaaacatgatgacagattaaccatggagaacactaaacgtgataacagattaaccatggagaacactaaacgtgaaaacagattaaccatggagaacactaaacatggggacagactaaccatggagaacactaaacgtgaaaacagattaaccatggagaacactaaacgtgataacagattaaccatggagaacactaaacatgacagattaaccatggagaacactaaacatgatgacagattcaccatggagaacactaaaagtgataacagattaaccatggagaacactaaacatgatgacagacaaaccatggagaacactaaacaggatgacagattaaccatggagaacattAAACGTGATAACAGATtaagcatggagaacactaaacgtgatgacagattaagcatggagaacactaaacgtgatgacagattaagcatggagaacactaaacgtgatgacagattaaccatggagaacactaaatatgacagattaaccatggagaacagtaaacatgatgacagattaaccatggagaacactaaacgtgataacagattaaccacggagaacactaaacatgataacagattaagcatggagaacactaaacatgatgacagactaaccatggagaacactaaacatgatgacagattaaccatggagaacactaaatgtgataacagattaaccatggagaacactaaacatggggacagactaaccatggagaacactaaacgtgaaaacagattaaccatggagaacactaaacgtgataacagattaaccatggagaacactaaacatgatgacagactaaccatggagaacactaaacatgataacagattaagcatggagaacactaaacatgatgacagattaaccatggagaacactaaacatgacagtttaaccatggagaacactaaacatgacagtttaaccatggagaacagtaaacttgatgacagattaaccatggagaacactaaacatgacagattaaccatggagaacactaaacatgacagtttaaccatggagaacactaaacatgatgacagattaaccatggagaacactaaacatgatgacagattaaccatggagaacactaaacatgataacagattaagcacggagaacactaaacatgacagtttaaccatggagaacactaaacatgacagattaaccatggagaacactaaacatgatgacagattaaccatggagaacactaaacatgataaaagattaaccatggagaacactaaacatgatgacagattatccatggagaacactaagcatgataacagattaagcatggagaacactaaacatgatgacagactaaccatggagaacacaaaacatgatgacagattaaccatggagaacactaaacgtgataacagattaaccatggagaacactaaacatgatgacagactaaccatggagaacactaaacatgataacagattaagcatggagaacactaaacatgatgacagactaaccatggagaacacaaaacatgatgacagattaaccatggagaacactaaacgtgataacagattaaccacggagaacactaaacatgataacagattaagcatggagaacactaaacatgatgacagactaaccatggagaacactaaacatgatgacagactaaccatggagaacactaaacatgatgacagactaaccatggagaacacaaaacatgataacagattaaccatggagaacactgaACATGACAGACTAGCCATGGAGAACACTGAACGCgataacagattaaccatggagaacactaaacatgatgacagattaaccatggagaacactaaacatgacagtttaaccatggagaacactaaacatgacagtttaaccatggagaacagtaAACTTGATGACAGATtaagcatggagaacactaaacatgatgacagactccccatggagaacactaaacatgatgacagattaaccatggagaacactaaacgtgataacagattaaccatggagaacactaaacatggggacagactaaccatggagaacactaaacgtgaaaacagattaaccatggagaacactaaacgtgataacagattaaccatggagaacactaaacatgatgacagattaaccatggagaacactaaacatgacagattaaccatggagaatactaaacatgataacagattaaccatggagaacactaaacatgatgacagacgaACCAtcgagaacactaaacatgatgacagactaactatggagaacacaaaacatgataacagattaaccatggagaacactaaacgtgacagattaagcatggagaacactaaacatgatgacagattaaccatggagaacactaaacgtgaaaacagattaaccatggagaacactaaacgtgataacagattaagcatggagaacactaaacgtgatgacagattaagcatggagaacactaaacgtaATGACAGATtaagcatggagaacactaaacgtaatgacagattaaccatggagaacactaaacatgacagattaaccatggagaacactaaacatgatgacagattaaccatggagaacactaaacgtgataacagattaaccatggagaacactaaactcgataacagattaaccatggagaacactaaacgtgacagattaaccatggaaaacactaaacatgatgacagattaaccatggagaacactaaacgtgataacagattaaccatggagaacactaaacatgacagattaaccatggagaacactaaacatgacagattaaccatggagaacactaaacgtgatGACAGacgaaccatggagaacactaaacaggatgacagattaaccatggagaacactaaacatgacagattaaccatggagaacactaaacatgatgacagattaaccatggagaacactaaacgtgataacagattaacaatggagaacactaaacgtgataacagattaaccatggagaacactaaacaaggggacagactaaccatggagaacactaaacgtgaaaacagattaaccatggagaacactaaacgtgataacagattaaccatggagaacactaaacatgacagattaaccatggagaatactaaacatgataacagattaaccatggagaacactagacatgacagattaaccatggagaacactaaacatgatgacaggttcaccatggagaacactaaacgtgataacagattaaccatggggaacactaaacatgatgacagacgaACCAtcgagaacactaaacatgatgacagactaactatggagaacacaaaacatgataacagattaaccatggagaacactaaacgtgacagattaaccatggagaacactaaacatgacagattaagcatggagaacactaaacatgatgacagattaaccatggagaacactaaacgtgaaaacagattaaccatggagaacactaaacgtgataacagattaagcatggagaacactaaacgtgatgacagattaagcatggagaacactaaacgtaATGACAGATtaagcatggagaacactaaacgtaatgacagattaaccatggagaacactaaacatgacagattaaccatggagaacactaaacgtgataacagattaaccatggagaacactaaactcgataacagattaaccatggagaacactaaacgtgacagattaaccatggaaaacactaaacatgatgacagattaaccatggagaacactaaacgtgataacagattaaccatggagaacactaaacgtgaaaacagattaaccatggagaacactaaacatggggacagactaaccatggagaacactaaacgtgaaaacagattaaccatggagaacactaaacgtgataacagattaaccatggagaacactaaacatgacagattaaccatggagaacactaaacatgatgacagattcaccatggagaacactaaaagtgataacagattaaccatggagaacactaaacatgatgacagacaaaccatggagaacactaaacaggatgacagattaaccatggagaacattAAACGTGATAACAGATtaagcatggagaacactaaacgtgatgacagattaagcatggagaacactaaacgtgatgacagattaagcatggagaacactaaacgtgatgacagattaaccatggagaacactaaatatgacagattaaccatggagaacagtaaacatgatgacagattaaccatggagaacactaaacgtgataacagattaaccacggagaacactaaacatgataacagattaagcatggagaacactaaacatgatgacagactaaccatggagaacactaaacatgatgacagattaaccatggagaacactaaatgtgataacagattaaccatggagaacactaaacatggggacagactaaccatggagaacactaaacgtgaaaacagattaaccatggagaacactaaacgtgataacagattaaccatggagaacactaaacatgatgacagactaaccatggagaacactaaacatgataacagattaagcatggagaacactaaacatgatgacagattaaccatggagaacactaaacatgacagtttaaccatggagaacactaaacatgacagtttaaccatggagaacagtaAACTTGATGACAGATtaagcatggagaacactaaacatgatgacagactaaccatggagaacactaaacatgatgacagactaaccatggagaacactaaacatgatgacagactaaccatggagaacacaaaacatgataacagattaaccatggagaacactgaACATGACAGACTAGCCATGGAGAACACTGAACGCgataacagattaaccatggagaacactaaacatgatgacagattaaccatggagaacactaaacatgacagtttaaccatggagaacactaaacatgacagtttaaccatggagaacagtaAACTTGATGACAGATtaagcatggagaacactaaacatgatgacagactccccatggagaacactaaacatgatgacagattaaccatggagaacactaaacgtgataacagattaaccatggagaacactaaacatggggacagactaaccatggagaacactaaacgtgaaaacagattaaccatgga contains:
- the LOC118382101 gene encoding HEAT repeat-containing protein 3-like; the encoded protein is MGKSKTNKFRRPQFNAEGLSVTAVKEVEEDHDEVCDGVDSPAGELLEKLQSPSADVREFACASISRLVQQSQTIPGFLQRDAVRRLGPLMLDRSLAVRETATGALRNLSACGGHEVCEDMVKQDVMTPLTAVLRECCAGFETNDALSLKGQKNTVEDVANEAVNLLWNLCESSSQALSMFNKAGILDVILQCLERHTHNIKLALSAAHCLHTVTEDNAELLCSMNNAVLGTLESVLLSSQADMAHTLLRTLAAGSVWNLKSSLPTARQAQTLTALMATLSQCLELDAGTLIPQLRQAEVARSATASEAGNMEDHQADAGNMAVEEMDAEDGVGPRTNGKATKIDKDFSDLLPRGNEELREATALLTAQQTSLEIIVNMCCSDDPSDDEWEEASSSDESEMCPDGLSEGNTSLLSPLCLSAEVHGALINHNIPEKVLKKTQFPSSEAMDVCRHNPTWKMLMKKMHRVQYRALTCLHNMLSTMDAESLGGAAALQAVAQHLSTLVFSPPEIPKEEEFLEAVTSAMRSLLQIIAYMKIPQCMTPQQLMTLSEAATCCEVVSVRVNALAILGITGSTLAKEKRTAETLQMIGNALLQVATKDANLVVCGEALDALFDVFADGDEAERAAENINLLSALKALQPLFKAKIRKEGKGKYSPEQLCVLDNIKVNLRRFIGYLETVVKK